From Spirochaetaceae bacterium:
TTGATCCAGTACTGGTAGAACTCGTACGGCGACACCCGCGCCGGATCCAGGAACAGCGCGCCGGCCGCCGTCTTGCCCATCTTCCTGCCGTCCGCGGTGGTCACCAGCGGCCAGGTAAGCGCGTGCGCCTCCACCTGCTCCACCCGCCGGATCAGGTCGACGCCGGCCAGGATGTTGGCCCACTGATCGTCGCCGCCGATCTGCAGCAGGCAGCCGTGCTGCCGGTGCAGCACCAGGTAGTCGTACGCCTGCAGCAGCAGGTAGTTGAACTCCAGGAAACTCAAGCCGGTCTGCAGGCGCCGCCGGTAGGCTTCGAAGCTCAGCATGCGGTTCACCGAGAAGTGGCGCCCGATGTCGCGCAGGAAGTCCAGGTAGCCCAGGTCGGCCAGCCAGGCGGCGTTGTCGACCACGACGGTGCGCTCCAGGTCGATGAAGCGCCCCACCTGCCGCTGCATCAGCGCGGCATTGCGGGCCACCGTCTCCACCGGCAGCAGCGGCCGCATGTCGTCCTTGTCGGACGGATCGCCTACCCGCGCGGTGCCGCCGCCGATCAGCAGCACCGGGCGGTGGCCGGCACGCTGCAGGTGCGCCATCGCCAGCAGGCCCACCAGGTGCCCCGCGTGCAGGCTCGTCCCGGTCGGATCGATGCCCAGGTAGAACGTTACCTCGCGCTCGCCGAGCAGCCGCCCCAGCGCGGCGGCGCCGGTGGTCTGCTTCACCAGCCCGCGCCGCCCGAGCGCCGCGACCAGGTCGGTGCCACCCTCCACGGACGTACTCATCAGCCGGCTCCGGGGCGCCGGTAGCCGGCGGTGGCCTCATTGAGGCGGGCCACCAGGTCGCGCCGCGCCACCCGCACCTGCTCGGTGCTATCGCGGAAGCGCAGCGTGACCGTGTCGTCCGCCATGGTGTCGTAGTCGATGGTCACGCAGTACGGGGTGCCGATCTCGTCCTGGCGCCGGTAGCGGCGCCCGATCGCCCCGCTCTGGTCGTAGAACGTGGCGAACGACTCGCGCAGCTCGGTCTCGATGTCGCGCGCACGCTCGGCGAGCCCGTCCTTCTTCACCAGCGGGAACACGCCCACGGTTATCGGCGCCACGCGCGGATGGAAGCGCAGCACCACGCGGCGCTCGCCGCCGACCCGGTCCTCGTCGTAGCCGTCCACCAGCGCCATCAGCACCGACCGGGTCAGCCCCACCGCCGTTTCGATGATGAACGGGACGTAACGCTCGCGCGTGGACTCGTCCAGGTAGGTCAGGTCCTTGCCGGCGAACTCCATGTGCCGCTTCAGGTCGAAGTCGGTGCGGTTGTGAATGCCCTCCAGCTCCTGCCAGCCGAACGGGAACCGGTACTGGATGTCGTACGCGTCGCGCGCGTAGTGCGCCAGTTCGTCCGGCCCGTGCTGGTGGAAGCGCAGGTTGTCCGGGTCGATGCCCAGGTCCAGGTAATACTGGAAGCGGCGTGCCTTCCAATGCTCGAACCAGCGCGTGTCCTCGCTCGGGTGCACGAAGTACTGCATCTCCATCTGCTCGAATTCGCAAGTGCGGAAGATGAAGCTCTTGGTGGTGATCTCGTTGCGGAACGCCTTGCCCACCTGCGCGATGCCGAACGGCACCTTGAGGCGGCTCGACTGCAGCACGTTCTTGAAGTTGACGTAGCTGCCCTGCGCGGTCTCCGGGCGCAGGTAGACCACGCTGCCGGCGTCCTGCACCGGACCGAGGTGGGTGCGGAACATCAGGTTGAACTGGCGCGCCGGGGTCAACTCCCGCTTGCCGCACCGCGGGCAGCGGCCCTCGGGATCGTCGAGCTGGTCGGCGCGAAAGCGCGCCTTGCAGGCGCGGCAGTCGACCAGCGGATCGGTGAAGTTCTCGACGTGGCCGGACGCCTCCCACACCCGCGGGTGCATCAGGATGGCGGCGTCGATGCCCACGATGTTGTCGTGCAACTGCGTCATCTCGCGCCACCACGCGTCGCGCAGCCGGTTCTTGAGGGCGGCGCCGAGCGGCCCGTAGTCCCACGCCGAGGCGAGCCCGCCGTACACGTCGCTCGACGGATAGATGAAGCCGCGCCGCTTGCACAGCGCCACGATGGTGTCCATGGACACGGCGGGCGCGGCCACGCCGGTGGCGGCCACGTCAGTCTTCCTCCGCGGCCGCGCTCAGGGTAGCGAGCGCGCGCGCCAGGCGACCGCGCAGGCGCTGTTCGCCGAGCAGCCGCAGCGAACCGAACAGGGGCGGCGACACCCTGCTGCCGGTGGTTGCCATTCGAATGGTCATCATCAAATCTCCAAACTTCACGCCTTGGACACGCGCCAGCTCTCGCAGCCGTTCCTCCAGCGCGTGCTCGCCGTCCGTGGCGGGAATCGGCTCCAGCAACGGGGACGCCTGCTGCAATATCGTGGCCGCCGCCGCGGCCGTCAAACGCCGCGGAACCAGCTCCTCCGCCGCCAGGTCGGCATCGGGCCCGAGAAACGCCGCCCGCTGCGGCGCCTCGTCCAGGACCGTGATGCGCTCCTGCAGCAGCGCGGCGAGCGCCGTTTCGGCGGCCGTCGCGTCGGCGCCTGCCTCGCCGGCGCCTGCCTGGCCGGCGCTCGCCGGGTCGGCGTCGAGGGTGGCCACCTCGATCCCCGCTTCGCGCAGGTAGGGGCGCAGCGCCACCGCCAGCCGCGCCGGCGGCAGGCGGCGAATGTAGTGGCCGTTGAACCACTCCAGCTTCTTGTGATCGAACACCGCGCCGGCTCGCCCGAGCCGCTCCATGCTGAACGAGTGCTCCAGTTCGCCGAGCGTAAAGAACTCGCGGTCGTCGCCGGGCGACCAGCCGAGCAGCGCGAGGTAGTTCACCAGCGCCTCCGGGAGGATGCCGCGGCGGCGGAACTCGTGCACGCCGGTGGCGCCGTGGCGCTTGCCGAGCTTCTTGCCGTCCGGCCCGTTCACGGCCGGCAGGTGGGCGTAGTGCGGCGGTTGCCAGCCGCACGCCTCGAAGATCAGCAGGTGCAGCGGCGCCGAGGACACCCACTCCTGCGCGCGCAGCACGTGGCTGATCGCCATGTCGTGGTCGTCGGCGATGGCCGCCAGGTGGTAGGTCGGGAAGCCGTCCGACTTGAGCAGCACCGGATCCGGGTTGATGTCGCTGTTGCGGCGCTCGATGGCGCCGAGCAGCAGGTCGTCGTAGCGGGTGCTGCCTTCCAGCGGCACCCGGAAGCGGATCACCGAGGCCGCCCCGCCCGCCTCCCGCCGCCTGCGCTCCTCCGGGCTGAGGTTGCGGCAGTGCCGATCGTAGCCGTTGTGGGTGGCGCGTACCCGCTCCAGGCGTGCCGGGTCGCAGTAGCAGCGGTAGGCGTGGCCGGTTGCCACCAGGCGCTCGGCCACCGCGCGGTGGCCGGCCACGCGCTCCGACTGGATGTAGGGAGCGTACGGGCCGCCGACGCCGGGGCCCTCGTCCCAGCGCAGGCCGAGCCAGGTCAGATTGTCGTAGATGTCGGCGAGCGCATCCGGATCGTAGCGGCGCCGGTCGGTGTCCTCGACCCGCAGCACGTAGGTACCGCCCGCGGCGCGCGCGAGCAGGTACACGAACAGCGCGGTACGGACGTTGCCGACGTGCAGCCGGCCGGTCGGAGAAGGAGCGTAGCGAACCCGCGGGGCCATATTGGCCGCAGAGCGTAGCGCCCCGCCGGTCCGCGGTCAACGCCACTCCCCTGCCGGACGCCGCCGGCCGCTGCCGGCGCGGCCGTGCTGCCGTCTGCCGGCTTGTCCGCCCGGCGGCCTGTTTGCTAGGATAGGAGTCATGCTGGACGTTTCACCGACCAAGTATGGCCACGGCGCGGCCACGCTGCCGGCCGGCACCCGGGTCATGACCGACATCGCGGCCGTGCTCGGCGGATCGCTGCTGGTGGCACTGTGTGCCCAGATACGCATCCCGCTGCCGTTCACGCCGGTTCCGATTACCGGCCAGACCTTCGCGGTGCTGTTGCTGCCGGCACTGCTCGGCGGTTGGCGCGGCCCCGCCGCGGTGGCCGCGTACCTGCTGCAGGGCGCCTTCGGGCTGCCGTTCTTCGCCGGCGGCGGCGCCGGCTGGGCGACGCTGGCCGGACCCACCGGCGGCTACCTGGTGGGGTTCTTCGCCGCCGCCGTGCTGATACCCGCCATCCTCGGACGCGGCGCCGCCGGGCCGGCGCGCGTGGTCGCGGCCCTGGTGGCCGGCAACGTGGCGATCTACCTGTTCGGGGTACCGTGGCTGGATCGCTTCATGGACGGTAACGTGCTCACCGCGATCCACCTCGGGCTGACCCCGTTCCTGATCGGAGACGCCATCAAGCTGCTCGCCGCGGCCTTGGTGGTGGTGGCGGCCGGCAGCACCCGGCCCCTGCCATAGCGCTGATCGGCACCCCTCCGAGCGCGTCCGCCACGGCACCATGACCGCGCAGCCGGTGACGATGCGTCCGCTCGCCGGCGGCGCCATGATGCTGCCGGTCACGGCGCAGCGCAGCGCCATCGTGTCGTTGCGCGCCGCGGGCGACATGCGCCGCCCGGAGCCGTTGCGCCGCCTGCTCGGCGCGGCCGGACTGACCCCGTCCCAAGTGTGCCGCGCGGCGCAGATCCACTCGCACCGGGTGGTGGCGGAACAGGCGTGCCGCCGCCTGGTACCGCCCGGGCGGCGCGGGCGGCACGCCCGGGCGTCGCTCGGCGAGCGCTGGGC
This genomic window contains:
- a CDS encoding glycine--tRNA ligase; its protein translation is MDTIVALCKRRGFIYPSSDVYGGLASAWDYGPLGAALKNRLRDAWWREMTQLHDNIVGIDAAILMHPRVWEASGHVENFTDPLVDCRACKARFRADQLDDPEGRCPRCGKRELTPARQFNLMFRTHLGPVQDAGSVVYLRPETAQGSYVNFKNVLQSSRLKVPFGIAQVGKAFRNEITTKSFIFRTCEFEQMEMQYFVHPSEDTRWFEHWKARRFQYYLDLGIDPDNLRFHQHGPDELAHYARDAYDIQYRFPFGWQELEGIHNRTDFDLKRHMEFAGKDLTYLDESTRERYVPFIIETAVGLTRSVLMALVDGYDEDRVGGERRVVLRFHPRVAPITVGVFPLVKKDGLAERARDIETELRESFATFYDQSGAIGRRYRRQDEIGTPYCVTIDYDTMADDTVTLRFRDSTEQVRVARRDLVARLNEATAGYRRPGAG
- the gltX gene encoding glutamate--tRNA ligase, giving the protein MAPRVRYAPSPTGRLHVGNVRTALFVYLLARAAGGTYVLRVEDTDRRRYDPDALADIYDNLTWLGLRWDEGPGVGGPYAPYIQSERVAGHRAVAERLVATGHAYRCYCDPARLERVRATHNGYDRHCRNLSPEERRRREAGGAASVIRFRVPLEGSTRYDDLLLGAIERRNSDINPDPVLLKSDGFPTYHLAAIADDHDMAISHVLRAQEWVSSAPLHLLIFEACGWQPPHYAHLPAVNGPDGKKLGKRHGATGVHEFRRRGILPEALVNYLALLGWSPGDDREFFTLGELEHSFSMERLGRAGAVFDHKKLEWFNGHYIRRLPPARLAVALRPYLREAGIEVATLDADPASAGQAGAGEAGADATAAETALAALLQERITVLDEAPQRAAFLGPDADLAAEELVPRRLTAAAAATILQQASPLLEPIPATDGEHALEERLRELARVQGVKFGDLMMTIRMATTGSRVSPPLFGSLRLLGEQRLRGRLARALATLSAAAEED
- a CDS encoding biotin transporter BioY, yielding MLDVSPTKYGHGAATLPAGTRVMTDIAAVLGGSLLVALCAQIRIPLPFTPVPITGQTFAVLLLPALLGGWRGPAAVAAYLLQGAFGLPFFAGGGAGWATLAGPTGGYLVGFFAAAVLIPAILGRGAAGPARVVAALVAGNVAIYLFGVPWLDRFMDGNVLTAIHLGLTPFLIGDAIKLLAAALVVVAAGSTRPLP
- the tyrS gene encoding tyrosine--tRNA ligase; protein product: MSTSVEGGTDLVAALGRRGLVKQTTGAAALGRLLGEREVTFYLGIDPTGTSLHAGHLVGLLAMAHLQRAGHRPVLLIGGGTARVGDPSDKDDMRPLLPVETVARNAALMQRQVGRFIDLERTVVVDNAAWLADLGYLDFLRDIGRHFSVNRMLSFEAYRRRLQTGLSFLEFNYLLLQAYDYLVLHRQHGCLLQIGGDDQWANILAGVDLIRRVEQVEAHALTWPLVTTADGRKMGKTAAGALFLDPARVSPYEFYQYWINVPDADVGKLLALLTLLPDGEVAELSRLRDRAIMAAKERLALELTGMVHGAAEAERARATSRALFGAGGAGRGARDSMPTAELAAAELAGGIPLVDLLARSSLCASKSDARRLIQQGGARVADRPRTSVEEIIALGDVRDGELVLRAGKKRYFRFLVR